The proteins below are encoded in one region of Belonocnema kinseyi isolate 2016_QV_RU_SX_M_011 chromosome 5, B_treatae_v1, whole genome shotgun sequence:
- the LOC117173552 gene encoding uncharacterized protein LOC117173552, protein MTCNPNWAEVKDNLLHGQTASDRPDIVLRIFNANKDELINIKVKQQFIGEVQAYSYVFEHQKCGLHHVHLLLTLKQNSKLTTSNIVDECISAEILNPDTDPELHNIVIENMIHGPCGDWCKDGKGKCSKYFLKKFHDETRMDENGYPTYRRTDTGHDAASVVVTDANNSENVIHHDAIKNCIDTRYVSPFEACERIYCRSLQNKRHAVIRLPVHLPNQQIVTIGDAESEGAIRNALENETMVSLTQHEQLGQTQQHTLNGKQKDIVHTILNVALSNEEGLLKSCFYIDGPGGSGKT, encoded by the exons ATGACATGTAATCCAAACTGGGCTGAAGTGAAAGATAATTTATTACATGGTCAGACAGCATCTGACCGACCAGACATtgttttacgaatttttaatgcaaataaagATGAATTAATCAACATTAAAGTAAAACAACAATTTATCGGCGAAGTACAAGCATACTCTTATGTTTTTGAGCATCAAAAATGTGGATTACATCATGTTCATTTGTTATTAAcgttaaaacaaaatagtaaattaaCTACTTCTAATATTGTAGATGAATGTATTTCGGCAGAAATTTTAAATCCAGATACAGATCCTGAACTTCATAATATTGTTATAGAAAACATGATTCACGGTCCCTGCGGAGATTGGTGTAAAGATGGTAAAGGTAAATGTAGTAAGTACTTTCTAAAGAAGTTTCACGACGAGACAAGAATGGATGAAAACGGATATCCAACTTATCGTAGAACAGATACCG GACATGATGCTGCTTCCGTCGTAGTTACTGATGCCAATAACAGCGAAAATGTTATTCATCatgatgcaataaaaaattgcatagatACTCGATACGTGAGTCCTTTTGAAGCATGTGAGCGCATATACTGTAGATCGTTGCAAAATAAAAGGCATGCTGTTATTAGGTTGCCAGTACATTTGCCTAATCAGCAAATTGTTACTATTGGCGACGCTGAAAGTGAAGGTGCTATAAGAAACGCATTGGAAAACGAAACTAtg GTATCACTTACTCAACATGAACAACTCGGTCAGACTCAGCAGCACACATTAAATGGAAAACAAAAAGATATTGTACATACAATCCTTAATGTTGCTTTGTCGAACGAAGAAGGACTTTTGAAATCATGTTTTTATATTGATGGACCTGGTGGCTCAggaaagacataa